One segment of Pontibacter akesuensis DNA contains the following:
- a CDS encoding MBL fold metallo-hydrolase has translation MKLKTILAFALSLGLFQAQAQLAATADTIPTKQGPLVVQPVTHGSLVLNYQGKNVYVDPYGGAELYAGLAKPDLILITDIHGDHMDPKTLGALQTSGVKMVVPQAVADQLPEQYKQQLVVLKNGESSTQQGIKVMAVPMYNLPESADAKHVKGRGNGYILEMGGKRVYISGDTEGTPEMRKLKNIDVAFVSMNLPYTMDVDQAADAVLDFKPKVIYPYHYRGQNGLSDVDSFKTQVNAKNKQIDVRLKDWYPAQ, from the coding sequence ATGAAGCTTAAGACTATACTTGCCTTTGCCCTCAGCCTGGGGCTGTTCCAGGCTCAGGCCCAACTTGCCGCTACAGCAGATACCATTCCGACAAAGCAAGGGCCTTTGGTGGTGCAGCCCGTAACCCATGGGTCGCTGGTGCTGAACTACCAGGGCAAAAACGTGTATGTGGATCCCTACGGAGGAGCCGAACTGTATGCTGGGCTTGCCAAGCCTGACCTGATCCTGATCACCGACATTCACGGCGACCACATGGACCCTAAAACACTGGGCGCTTTGCAAACTTCGGGTGTGAAAATGGTGGTGCCACAGGCCGTTGCCGACCAGCTGCCGGAGCAGTACAAGCAGCAGTTGGTTGTGCTGAAGAATGGAGAGAGCAGCACCCAGCAAGGCATAAAGGTCATGGCTGTCCCCATGTATAACCTTCCTGAGAGTGCAGATGCCAAGCACGTTAAAGGGCGCGGCAACGGTTATATACTTGAAATGGGCGGCAAGCGCGTGTACATCTCCGGCGATACCGAGGGAACCCCGGAAATGCGCAAGCTGAAGAACATTGATGTGGCCTTTGTAAGTATGAACCTGCCCTACACGATGGATGTGGATCAGGCGGCCGATGCGGTGCTTGATTTCAAGCCAAAGGTAATTTACCCATATCACTACCGGGGCCAGAACGGGCTAAGCGATGTTGATTCGTTTAAAACCCAGGTGAATGCCAAGAACAAGCAGATCGATGTGCGATTAAAAGACTGGTACCCGGCGCAATAA
- a CDS encoding amidohydrolase family protein — MLKLTGTLRVLLAGLAFCCATATAQAQNFTPQVNSYIKTKANVIALTDAKVIDGTGKPAKAHQTVILRDGKIEQVGDTKKVKVPKDAEVINCSGKTLIPGLVMVHEHLYYTMPMEGFFNIAEMPGTFPKLYLAGGATTIRTAGSIEPQTDLALKQLIAEGKLVGPDMDVTAPYIERKVFDIPALNTVKDSNDAAETVNFWADRGCTSFKMYMHATKDDLKAVVREAHQRNLKVTGHLCSITYREAAELGIDNLEHGFMASTDFVANKKENECPDAARQSLLDLEVNSPKMRSLQQFLISKGVAVTSTLPVFEPYSGREAVLGGGEAALLPEVRETIINRWKAAQGKDSLSIALFNKELAWEKQFYDAGGLLVAGTDPTGAGRTIAGYSNQRQVELLVEGGFSLAEAIKICTLNGATYLDRANTIGTIEKGKQADLVLINGDLEKDIKQIRKMETVFKNGVGFDSQKIFDSVKGKVGLN; from the coding sequence ATGCTGAAACTAACCGGCACCCTTCGCGTCTTACTTGCAGGACTTGCCTTTTGTTGTGCCACAGCCACGGCCCAGGCGCAGAACTTTACGCCGCAGGTGAACTCCTATATCAAGACCAAAGCAAACGTTATTGCGCTCACCGATGCCAAGGTAATAGATGGGACGGGAAAACCAGCAAAAGCGCACCAGACAGTTATACTTCGGGATGGAAAGATTGAGCAGGTGGGGGACACCAAAAAAGTGAAGGTGCCAAAGGATGCCGAAGTGATCAACTGCTCCGGAAAAACACTTATTCCGGGCCTGGTGATGGTGCACGAGCACTTGTACTACACCATGCCCATGGAAGGTTTTTTTAACATTGCTGAAATGCCGGGCACCTTCCCAAAGCTTTACCTGGCAGGTGGCGCCACCACCATTCGCACGGCCGGAAGTATAGAACCGCAGACGGACCTTGCGCTGAAGCAGCTGATTGCCGAAGGAAAACTCGTTGGTCCGGACATGGACGTGACGGCGCCCTACATTGAGCGCAAGGTATTTGACATTCCGGCCTTGAACACTGTGAAGGATTCCAATGATGCGGCTGAAACAGTGAACTTCTGGGCTGACCGGGGCTGCACGTCTTTCAAGATGTACATGCACGCCACGAAGGATGACCTTAAAGCAGTGGTGCGTGAAGCTCATCAGCGCAACCTAAAAGTGACGGGACACTTGTGCTCCATCACGTACCGCGAGGCCGCCGAGTTGGGAATAGACAACCTGGAGCACGGATTTATGGCCAGCACCGATTTTGTAGCAAATAAAAAAGAGAATGAATGCCCGGATGCCGCGCGTCAGTCGCTGCTGGACCTGGAGGTGAACAGTCCAAAGATGCGGAGCCTGCAGCAGTTCCTGATCAGCAAAGGCGTAGCCGTAACCTCTACCTTGCCTGTGTTTGAGCCTTACTCGGGACGTGAAGCGGTGCTGGGTGGCGGCGAAGCGGCCCTGCTGCCGGAAGTACGGGAAACAATCATCAACCGATGGAAAGCTGCGCAGGGCAAGGACTCCCTTAGTATCGCACTCTTCAACAAAGAACTTGCCTGGGAAAAGCAGTTCTATGACGCCGGCGGATTGCTTGTGGCGGGCACAGACCCAACCGGAGCCGGTAGAACCATTGCCGGTTATTCAAACCAGCGGCAGGTAGAGTTATTGGTAGAAGGTGGTTTTTCGCTGGCCGAGGCGATTAAAATCTGCACGTTGAACGGCGCTACGTACTTAGACAGAGCTAATACTATTGGCACCATTGAAAAAGGAAAGCAGGCGGACCTGGTGCTCATCAATGGCGACCTGGAGAAGGACATCAAACAGATCCGGAAGATGGAGACAGTGTTCAAGAACGGCGTAGGCTTTGACTCGCAGAAGATTTTTGATTCGGTGAAGGGTAAGGTGGGGCTGAATTAA
- a CDS encoding thymidylate synthase, giving the protein MKQYLDLMQHILDHGVKKEDRTGTGTISIFGHQMRFNLQEGFPLVTTKKVHLKSIIHELLWFLKGDTNIAYLKENGVSIWDEWADANGELGPVYGSQWRSWPTPDGRHIDQISQVVNQLKNNPDSRRIIVSAWNVAEIENMKLPPCHAFYQFYVAEGKLSCQLYQRSADVFLGVPFNIASYALLVLMMAQVTGLEPGEFIWTGGDTHLYMNHLEQAQRQLTREPRELPTMKLNPEVKDIFAFTFEDFELVNYEPHPGIKAPVAV; this is encoded by the coding sequence ATGAAACAATATTTAGACCTGATGCAGCACATCCTCGACCACGGGGTAAAGAAAGAAGACAGAACGGGTACAGGCACCATCAGTATTTTTGGTCACCAGATGCGCTTTAACCTGCAGGAGGGGTTTCCTCTCGTTACCACCAAAAAAGTGCACCTGAAATCGATTATTCACGAGCTGCTTTGGTTTTTGAAAGGCGATACCAACATTGCTTACCTGAAGGAGAATGGCGTTTCCATCTGGGATGAGTGGGCTGATGCGAACGGCGAATTAGGCCCGGTTTACGGATCGCAGTGGCGCAGCTGGCCAACGCCGGATGGCCGTCACATCGACCAGATTTCGCAGGTGGTGAACCAGCTCAAGAACAACCCGGACTCGCGTCGCATTATCGTGAGCGCCTGGAACGTGGCGGAGATTGAAAACATGAAACTGCCGCCGTGCCACGCCTTCTACCAGTTCTACGTGGCCGAGGGCAAGCTGTCGTGCCAGCTTTACCAGCGCTCTGCCGATGTGTTTCTGGGCGTTCCCTTCAACATTGCCTCGTATGCACTGCTGGTGCTGATGATGGCGCAGGTAACGGGCCTGGAGCCGGGAGAGTTTATCTGGACGGGCGGTGACACGCATTTATACATGAACCACCTGGAGCAGGCGCAGCGCCAGTTAACGCGTGAGCCGCGCGAATTGCCCACCATGAAGCTTAACCCGGAGGTGAAGGATATCTTTGCTTTTACCTTTGAGGATTTCGAACTGGTGAACTATGAGCCGCACCCCGGTATCAAAGCACCCGTAGCGGTGTAG
- a CDS encoding efflux RND transporter permease subunit, with translation MNYRKISYLVLLGVALLTACSIYFASRLRFDYNFDNFFPKGDPDLAYYFSFREKFGNDNDYLLIGLENKGKSLFDKDFLTKVDSLTSFLQRQPNVESVLSPTTVASPVIEQFGFFEIPYLHPEEPERYQQDSLNIYSSKELIGTLFSEDAKAVSLFVQTTDDLGKGASDTLITALHQKLEQLQLTEEHVAGKALAQSVFVDKMKIELAVFMSASIVLVVFFLWLTFRSAWGILVPLVVVLLSVLWAMGVMGLFNKPIDLMTVLLPTIMFVVGMSDVIHILSRYITETGNGMEKIPALKLTLREVGLATLLTSFTTAIGFLTLLTTAITPIRNFGLYTAISIGLAFILAFTVLPAILLLIKRPATTPAQKASFAWPVLLRRMFRWVLVHPKAILASSLVVVLLSITGISQIKLDTTMLEDLGDDDPILRDFQFFEQKFSGVRPFEMHLMAAEGHTMYDLEVLQEVDQLEDYLYQTYGLNFITSPTTVVKTLNRAQNGGLQESYTLPESEREMQRIKQRLQAFKNRSELRSFVTADATEGRLSGKMNDIGSASAAELNDSLMQFIAQQINPNLLQTRLTGSSLLLDKNNTYVTSNMMQGLLIAFAVIAVIVGLIFRSFRMVVISLIPNIIPLLMIGGLMGVMGVKLTVSISIIFTIAFGIAVDDTIHFLSKLKLELMAGKSLPYAMKRTFISAGKAIIITSCILVAGFLTLVLSTFDATFYVGLFVSLTLVFAVVADLFLLPVLVLLFYKPNKNKLA, from the coding sequence TTGAACTACAGAAAAATAAGTTACCTTGTTCTGCTTGGTGTAGCCCTGCTCACTGCCTGCAGCATTTACTTTGCCTCCCGCCTGCGCTTCGACTACAACTTCGACAACTTTTTCCCAAAAGGCGACCCGGACCTGGCTTACTATTTCAGCTTTCGCGAAAAGTTTGGCAACGACAACGACTACCTGCTGATTGGACTCGAAAACAAAGGCAAAAGCCTGTTCGACAAAGATTTCCTGACAAAAGTTGACAGCCTGACTTCTTTTCTGCAGCGGCAGCCGAACGTGGAGTCGGTGCTCTCCCCCACCACCGTGGCCAGTCCGGTAATTGAGCAATTCGGCTTTTTCGAAATCCCGTACCTGCACCCCGAAGAGCCGGAGCGGTACCAGCAGGACTCCCTCAATATTTATTCCTCTAAAGAATTGATCGGCACTCTTTTCTCGGAAGACGCGAAAGCCGTTTCGCTGTTTGTGCAGACAACGGATGATTTGGGCAAAGGAGCCAGTGACACACTTATAACGGCGCTGCACCAGAAGTTGGAGCAGCTGCAACTAACTGAGGAGCACGTGGCAGGAAAGGCGCTGGCGCAGTCGGTCTTTGTAGATAAGATGAAGATTGAACTGGCGGTGTTCATGTCGGCCTCCATTGTGCTGGTGGTGTTCTTTCTGTGGCTCACCTTCCGGAGTGCCTGGGGCATTCTGGTGCCGCTGGTGGTGGTATTGCTCTCTGTGCTTTGGGCGATGGGCGTAATGGGCCTTTTCAATAAGCCAATCGACCTGATGACGGTGCTACTCCCAACCATCATGTTTGTGGTGGGCATGTCAGATGTCATACATATTCTCTCGCGCTACATTACAGAGACTGGTAACGGCATGGAAAAAATTCCGGCCCTGAAACTGACGCTGCGGGAAGTGGGTCTGGCCACATTGCTTACCTCCTTCACCACGGCCATCGGCTTTCTCACGCTCCTGACAACGGCCATTACGCCTATTCGCAACTTTGGCCTGTACACCGCCATCTCCATTGGGTTGGCTTTTATACTTGCTTTCACGGTTCTGCCGGCAATCCTGTTACTCATTAAGCGACCAGCCACCACGCCGGCTCAGAAGGCTTCCTTTGCCTGGCCGGTGCTGCTACGCCGCATGTTTCGCTGGGTGCTCGTGCATCCCAAAGCCATACTTGCCAGCAGCCTGGTGGTGGTGCTGTTAAGTATAACCGGCATCAGCCAGATAAAATTGGACACTACCATGCTCGAAGATCTGGGAGACGATGACCCTATCCTGCGGGATTTCCAGTTCTTTGAGCAAAAGTTCTCGGGTGTTCGTCCCTTCGAAATGCACTTGATGGCTGCAGAAGGCCATACCATGTACGACCTGGAGGTGCTGCAGGAAGTAGACCAGCTGGAAGATTACCTCTACCAGACGTACGGTCTTAACTTCATCACCTCCCCCACTACGGTGGTGAAAACGCTGAACCGCGCACAGAATGGCGGTTTACAGGAAAGCTATACTTTACCAGAGTCGGAGCGGGAAATGCAGCGCATCAAACAGCGGCTGCAGGCATTTAAAAACCGCAGTGAGCTCCGCAGCTTTGTGACGGCCGATGCCACCGAAGGAAGGTTAAGCGGCAAAATGAACGACATTGGCAGTGCCAGTGCAGCTGAATTGAACGACTCCCTTATGCAGTTCATCGCGCAGCAAATTAACCCCAACCTGCTCCAAACCCGCCTGACAGGAAGCTCCCTGCTGCTGGACAAGAACAACACCTACGTTACCTCCAACATGATGCAGGGCCTGCTGATAGCCTTTGCCGTAATCGCGGTCATTGTCGGATTGATTTTCCGCTCCTTTAGAATGGTGGTCATCTCACTGATTCCGAACATCATTCCGCTCCTGATGATCGGTGGCCTAATGGGTGTGATGGGCGTAAAGCTCACCGTTTCCATCTCCATTATTTTCACCATTGCCTTCGGTATAGCCGTGGACGACACCATCCACTTTTTAAGCAAATTAAAACTGGAACTGATGGCAGGAAAGTCGCTGCCCTACGCCATGAAGCGCACCTTTATTTCGGCAGGCAAAGCCATTATCATCACCTCCTGCATCCTGGTGGCCGGCTTCCTGACGCTGGTGCTCTCCACGTTTGATGCGACCTTTTATGTAGGCCTTTTTGTCAGCCTCACGCTGGTGTTTGCCGTGGTGGCCGACCTTTTCCTGCTGCCCGTGCTGGTGCTCCTCTTTTACAAGCCAAACAAAAATAAATTGGCCTAA
- a CDS encoding AAA domain-containing protein has product MSEILYELKQVQELLKIEQEEDRQQYKIKSLKSTITERKAMGFCWYPVVISKEELGFGNKVVLELERTKDRDHLHLFQVGKTAALFSNGGERQNLNGVIVGLKRNKVLLATNKEDLPDWIDDGRLGIDLTFDEMSYREMEIAMKKVMEAYKTRLAELRDILLGDMPARFTDVTMDEIPSLNPSQNEAVRKIVQAKDVAIIHGPPGTGKTTTLVQAILKSLETQTRLLVTAPSNTAVDLLTEKLANEGVNVIRIGNPSRVSDVLLEHTLDAQVMAHRSYKNLKEFRRTAEEYRRMAFQFKRKFGHEERAQRQLYKMESKRLLEEADRVEEYITEDLLNHVQVITCTLVGAANRTIRHLEYDTVFIDEAAQALEPGCWIPISRAKRVVLAGDHCQLPPTVKSFEAEKGGLGKTLFEKCIERQPDVAVMLKTQYRMHHQIMQFSNQQFYNGELTAHESVHSSDLHSYDPHFAPGLAVEFIDTAGCGYNEVETPESSSSANPDEANLLLNHLAHLLKDYNPDEETEPLRIGVIAPYRAQINYLEDRVEHMPQLHDLRIKRQLSVGTVDSFQGQERDIIYISMTRSNEQGEIGFLADIRRMNVAMTRAKKKMVVVGDSATLSNNSFYASFLEYVEQINAYRSAWELQDLMV; this is encoded by the coding sequence ATGAGCGAGATACTATACGAACTGAAGCAGGTACAGGAACTGCTTAAAATTGAACAGGAGGAAGACCGCCAGCAGTACAAAATCAAGAGCCTGAAGAGCACCATTACTGAGCGCAAGGCCATGGGCTTTTGCTGGTACCCTGTGGTCATATCAAAAGAGGAGCTTGGCTTTGGCAATAAAGTAGTGCTAGAGCTTGAGCGCACAAAAGACCGCGATCACCTGCACCTGTTTCAGGTAGGTAAAACGGCAGCTTTGTTCAGCAACGGCGGAGAGCGGCAGAACCTGAACGGGGTCATTGTGGGCCTCAAACGCAACAAAGTGCTGCTGGCCACAAACAAGGAAGACCTGCCGGATTGGATTGACGATGGCCGCCTTGGTATTGATCTCACCTTTGATGAGATGAGCTACCGGGAGATGGAGATTGCCATGAAAAAGGTGATGGAAGCCTATAAAACGCGTCTGGCAGAGCTGCGTGACATCCTGCTGGGTGATATGCCTGCTCGTTTCACTGACGTCACCATGGATGAAATTCCGTCGCTGAACCCCTCGCAAAACGAGGCGGTGCGCAAGATTGTGCAGGCAAAGGATGTAGCCATTATTCACGGACCTCCGGGAACGGGCAAAACCACTACGCTGGTGCAGGCCATTCTTAAATCTTTGGAAACACAGACGCGCCTGCTCGTAACGGCTCCCTCCAACACAGCAGTGGATTTGCTGACCGAGAAGTTGGCTAATGAGGGCGTGAATGTGATACGGATCGGCAATCCCTCCCGCGTGTCAGACGTGCTGCTGGAGCATACGCTGGATGCGCAGGTAATGGCGCACCGCTCCTATAAGAACCTGAAGGAGTTTCGCCGCACGGCCGAGGAATACCGCCGCATGGCCTTTCAGTTTAAGCGAAAGTTTGGGCACGAGGAGCGGGCGCAGCGGCAGCTCTACAAAATGGAAAGCAAACGCCTGCTCGAGGAGGCTGACCGGGTGGAGGAATACATTACCGAGGACCTGCTGAACCATGTGCAGGTGATCACGTGCACGTTGGTGGGTGCAGCCAACAGAACCATCCGTCACCTGGAATACGATACGGTATTTATAGACGAGGCGGCACAGGCCCTGGAGCCTGGCTGCTGGATACCGATTTCAAGGGCAAAGCGTGTGGTGCTGGCCGGCGACCACTGCCAGCTTCCGCCAACGGTCAAGTCGTTTGAAGCGGAAAAGGGGGGCCTCGGAAAAACGCTTTTTGAGAAGTGCATCGAACGGCAGCCGGATGTAGCCGTGATGCTGAAGACGCAGTACCGCATGCACCACCAGATCATGCAGTTCTCGAACCAGCAGTTTTACAACGGCGAGTTAACAGCCCATGAGAGCGTGCACAGCAGCGACCTGCACTCCTATGATCCGCATTTTGCACCGGGCCTTGCCGTGGAATTTATCGACACCGCCGGCTGCGGCTACAACGAGGTGGAAACGCCCGAGAGCAGCAGTTCGGCCAATCCCGACGAGGCAAACCTGCTCCTCAACCACCTGGCGCACCTGCTGAAGGATTACAACCCGGATGAGGAAACGGAGCCGTTGCGCATTGGCGTGATAGCCCCTTACCGGGCGCAGATAAACTACCTCGAGGACCGCGTGGAGCACATGCCGCAGTTGCATGATCTTCGGATAAAGCGCCAGTTGTCTGTGGGCACGGTGGACAGTTTCCAGGGCCAGGAGCGCGATATCATCTACATCAGCATGACGCGCAGCAACGAACAGGGCGAGATTGGCTTCCTGGCCGACATCCGCCGTATGAATGTGGCCATGACGCGTGCGAAGAAAAAAATGGTGGTTGTAGGCGATAGTGCCACATTAAGTAACAATTCCTTCTACGCTTCCTTCCTGGAATACGTAGAGCAAATAAATGCCTACCGCAGCGCCTGGGAACTGCAGGACCTGATGGTGTAG
- a CDS encoding FKBP-type peptidyl-prolyl cis-trans isomerase has product MKIEKNKVVALTYELSIAGENGQNNLVETADTANPMTFIYGMSGLPEQFEEQLDGLEPGSTFDFKLEAEEGYGDLDENALVDLPKQAFEVEGAIPQDMLEIGNFIPMTDSEGNQLQGRVVEVTDDTVKMDFNHPLAGKDLYFKGKVESVRDATQEEIAHGHVHGEGGHHH; this is encoded by the coding sequence ATGAAAATTGAAAAAAACAAAGTAGTAGCACTTACTTACGAGCTAAGCATAGCCGGCGAAAACGGCCAGAACAACCTGGTAGAAACTGCCGACACAGCCAACCCAATGACGTTCATCTATGGAATGAGCGGCCTGCCGGAGCAGTTTGAGGAGCAGCTGGATGGATTGGAGCCGGGCAGCACGTTTGACTTTAAACTGGAAGCCGAAGAAGGCTACGGCGATTTGGATGAGAACGCATTGGTGGACCTGCCAAAGCAGGCGTTTGAAGTGGAAGGCGCCATCCCGCAGGACATGCTGGAGATAGGAAACTTTATTCCAATGACAGACAGCGAGGGCAACCAACTGCAGGGCCGCGTGGTGGAAGTTACGGATGATACCGTGAAGATGGACTTCAACCACCCGCTTGCCGGCAAAGATTTATACTTCAAAGGCAAAGTGGAAAGCGTACGGGATGCTACTCAGGAAGAGATCGCCCACGGCCACGTGCACGGCGAAGGCGGCCATCACCATTAA
- a CDS encoding Gfo/Idh/MocA family protein, with protein sequence MTTSEFLFRNNRRRFLKTFSLAMGTAALGAPLAFGQFGTSPQRKKLGIALVGLGNYSTGQLAPALQETDYCYLAGIVTGTPSKVTEWKQKYNIPDKNVYNYDNFDQIASNKDIDIVYVVLPNALHAEYTIRAAQAKKHVICEKPMATSVEDCQRMIDACNKNNVKLSIGYRLHFEPHHQRVMELGQQQVYGPVKNIEANFSFVTDDPDQWRLDKELAGGGPLMDLGIYCVQGATYTVGQTPAAVTAQFGKVTKPTFFDEVEETITWQMEFPGGAVANCSTSYNGRGNRLFGRATKGSWELNPAFSYSGIQGKTSEGPMNLPNVNQQARQMDAFANCILENKQTSVPGEMGLRDVRVLMAIYEAARTGKKVMI encoded by the coding sequence ATGACGACAAGCGAATTCCTTTTCCGAAACAACCGCAGAAGATTTCTGAAGACTTTTTCCCTGGCTATGGGCACTGCGGCCTTAGGTGCTCCCCTTGCATTTGGCCAATTTGGAACCTCCCCACAACGTAAGAAACTTGGCATTGCCCTGGTTGGCCTGGGCAACTACAGTACCGGGCAACTGGCGCCAGCCCTGCAGGAAACTGATTACTGCTACCTGGCAGGAATTGTTACCGGCACGCCATCCAAAGTCACGGAATGGAAGCAGAAGTATAACATCCCGGATAAGAACGTCTATAACTATGATAACTTCGACCAAATTGCCTCAAACAAGGATATAGATATTGTTTACGTGGTGCTGCCTAACGCCCTGCATGCCGAGTATACCATACGGGCAGCCCAGGCAAAGAAGCACGTGATCTGCGAAAAGCCAATGGCTACCTCCGTAGAAGATTGCCAGCGTATGATTGATGCTTGCAACAAGAACAACGTGAAGCTCTCTATCGGTTACCGCCTGCACTTTGAGCCGCACCACCAGCGGGTAATGGAACTCGGGCAGCAGCAGGTTTACGGGCCGGTTAAAAATATAGAGGCTAATTTCAGCTTCGTAACGGATGACCCTGACCAGTGGCGGCTCGATAAAGAGTTGGCTGGCGGTGGCCCACTCATGGACCTTGGAATCTACTGCGTGCAGGGAGCCACCTACACCGTAGGGCAAACGCCTGCAGCTGTTACCGCTCAGTTTGGGAAGGTAACAAAGCCAACCTTTTTTGATGAAGTAGAGGAGACAATTACCTGGCAGATGGAGTTTCCGGGGGGCGCAGTGGCAAACTGCAGCACCAGCTACAATGGGCGCGGCAACCGCCTCTTTGGCAGAGCCACGAAAGGTTCCTGGGAGCTTAATCCAGCATTCAGTTACTCGGGCATACAGGGCAAAACCAGCGAAGGCCCCATGAACCTGCCCAACGTGAACCAGCAGGCCCGGCAGATGGATGCCTTTGCCAACTGTATTCTTGAGAACAAACAGACAAGTGTGCCCGGCGAAATGGGACTGCGGGACGTGCGTGTACTTATGGCCATTTATGAGGCCGCGAGAACCGGCAAAAAGGTGATGATTTAG
- a CDS encoding acyl carrier protein phosphodiesterase encodes MNYLAHIYLSGTDEQLLLGNFMADAVKGKQVENYPEGIAKGIRLHRLIDTYTDTHPVVTQTKIRLRPKYKKYAPVVADMYYDHFLARHFNAYASVSLTDFVAQAYHIIQKHFALLPPRMQYLFPYMQRQNWLESYAQVQGIGQALEGMSRRTTFASGMETAVAELQVNYDFYLADFRAFFPELEQYVAEVREQL; translated from the coding sequence TTGAATTACCTCGCGCACATATACCTTTCCGGAACCGACGAGCAGCTACTGCTGGGCAATTTCATGGCTGATGCTGTGAAGGGAAAACAAGTTGAAAATTACCCGGAGGGCATTGCCAAAGGCATCCGGCTGCACCGCCTGATCGACACCTACACCGACACGCACCCTGTAGTAACACAAACCAAGATCCGCCTCCGGCCAAAGTATAAAAAATACGCCCCCGTGGTAGCCGACATGTACTACGACCATTTTCTTGCCCGCCACTTCAATGCCTATGCCAGTGTTTCCCTGACAGATTTTGTCGCGCAGGCTTATCATATCATTCAAAAGCACTTCGCGTTGTTGCCGCCGCGCATGCAGTACCTGTTCCCCTACATGCAGCGGCAAAACTGGCTGGAGTCTTATGCCCAGGTGCAGGGCATCGGGCAGGCGCTGGAAGGCATGAGCCGCCGCACCACCTTTGCCTCAGGCATGGAAACGGCAGTAGCCGAACTGCAGGTGAATTATGATTTTTATTTAGCAGACTTCAGGGCTTTTTTTCCGGAGTTGGAACAGTATGTGGCTGAAGTAAGGGAGCAGCTGTAA
- a CDS encoding pyridoxamine 5'-phosphate oxidase family protein, with translation MNNDHNTQENLKNLLDKIKDVKIAMMTTAEADGSLRSRPMKTQQSKPDGNLWFFTGYESGKTHEIENDFHVNLSYAEPSDNLYVSVTGRARVLRDQEKINELWTADMKAWFPDGKEDSNIGLIKVTIDKAEYWDTPNNTLVTLYGMAKAAVTGEPAKGGENKKINL, from the coding sequence ATGAACAACGACCATAATACGCAGGAAAACCTAAAAAACCTGCTGGATAAAATTAAAGACGTAAAAATTGCCATGATGACCACCGCGGAAGCAGATGGCAGCCTGCGCAGCCGCCCGATGAAGACGCAGCAGAGTAAGCCGGACGGAAACCTGTGGTTTTTTACGGGCTATGAATCAGGCAAGACACATGAAATAGAGAATGACTTCCACGTGAACCTTAGCTATGCGGAGCCCAGCGATAACCTGTACGTGTCTGTAACCGGTAGAGCGAGGGTGTTGCGCGACCAGGAAAAGATAAATGAGCTCTGGACAGCAGATATGAAGGCCTGGTTTCCGGATGGCAAGGAAGACAGTAACATCGGCCTCATCAAAGTAACAATCGACAAAGCCGAGTATTGGGACACTCCTAACAATACATTGGTAACCCTGTACGGCATGGCCAAGGCAGCTGTTACCGGAGAGCCAGCCAAAGGCGGTGAAAACAAAAAGATAAACCTGTAG
- a CDS encoding spheroidene monooxygenase, giving the protein MAHTSPRLTTLTLFGIRSGSMRWGLAQMGTSGPHLKKVPGLLFYKLLGSGHGRGFSLKPNFWRYGLMCTWESEEAADAFLQQSGLIEEYQMHTEEIWTVKLLPYQQHGLWDKQAPFAPALPEKYSSGPIAVLTRASINWLALPSFWRFVPKTSAGLETAEGLICSIGLGELPLVRQATFSVWESGEAMKQYAYRHPLHQEVMRRTRAEKWYAEELFARFKPISSQGTWNGVDPLQEVLAQQL; this is encoded by the coding sequence GTGGCTCACACCTCACCCCGCCTTACCACCCTTACCCTATTCGGCATCCGCAGCGGAAGCATGCGCTGGGGGCTGGCACAAATGGGCACTTCCGGTCCGCACCTTAAGAAAGTGCCGGGGCTGTTGTTTTACAAATTGCTGGGTAGCGGGCATGGCAGGGGGTTCAGCCTGAAGCCAAATTTCTGGCGCTACGGCCTGATGTGCACCTGGGAGAGCGAGGAAGCCGCTGATGCTTTTCTGCAGCAATCAGGATTAATTGAAGAATACCAAATGCACACGGAGGAGATTTGGACGGTAAAATTACTACCGTACCAGCAACACGGCCTCTGGGACAAGCAAGCCCCTTTTGCCCCTGCCCTGCCGGAAAAATACAGCAGCGGCCCGATTGCCGTGCTGACGCGGGCAAGTATAAACTGGCTGGCGCTGCCGAGCTTCTGGCGCTTTGTGCCTAAAACAAGTGCAGGCCTGGAAACGGCAGAAGGTTTGATTTGCTCTATCGGATTGGGTGAACTGCCGCTGGTGCGGCAGGCAACCTTTAGCGTGTGGGAATCGGGGGAGGCAATGAAACAGTACGCCTATCGGCACCCGCTGCACCAGGAAGTGATGCGGCGGACACGGGCCGAAAAGTGGTATGCAGAAGAACTGTTTGCCCGCTTCAAACCCATCAGCAGTCAGGGCACCTGGAATGGTGTTGATCCGCTGCAGGAGGTGCTGGCACAGCAGCTTTGA